Proteins encoded within one genomic window of bacterium:
- a CDS encoding FtsQ-type POTRA domain-containing protein, protein MIEYRAYHKTGHGKGRTSVRKKDKARAGGAKPLKARLRLIGWIAAGLLAVGSTGVAFASAYSWLTRSPLFTVRTVDMNRCANVSLEEVWAIVRGDGSGILWSVPAKEVARRLSGHPWVRSVSVRKSFPDRLVVRIEERRPIAMVNLDVLHYLDEEGRPFKRLTAYDPKNLAIVTGFSREELLRKDPVTVRDLRKTLDLLRGVEAGALRQNVSEVHFDAQDGYTVVTRDAGLQLKVGTMDVKEAIRRIEAAMPRIAGMSRSSGIADLKTEGRVFMRPGE, encoded by the coding sequence ATGATCGAGTACCGCGCATACCACAAGACCGGCCACGGGAAGGGGAGGACCTCCGTTCGGAAGAAGGACAAGGCCCGGGCCGGAGGGGCGAAGCCGCTGAAAGCGCGACTGCGCCTGATCGGGTGGATCGCCGCCGGCCTTCTCGCCGTGGGGTCCACCGGCGTGGCGTTCGCCTCCGCCTACTCGTGGCTCACGCGCTCCCCGCTCTTCACGGTGCGCACCGTCGACATGAACCGGTGCGCGAACGTTTCACTCGAGGAGGTGTGGGCGATCGTCCGCGGAGACGGGTCGGGCATCCTCTGGTCGGTACCGGCGAAAGAGGTCGCGCGGCGCCTGTCCGGGCACCCCTGGGTCCGCTCCGTTTCGGTCCGCAAATCCTTTCCGGACCGCCTGGTGGTGCGGATCGAGGAGCGCAGGCCGATCGCCATGGTGAACCTGGACGTCCTCCACTACCTCGACGAGGAGGGCCGCCCGTTCAAGCGGCTGACCGCGTACGACCCGAAGAACCTCGCCATCGTCACGGGATTCTCGCGGGAGGAACTCCTTCGGAAGGACCCGGTGACGGTGCGGGATCTCCGGAAGACGCTCGACCTGCTGCGGGGCGTCGAGGCGGGCGCGCTTCGCCAGAACGTGTCCGAGGTCCATTTCGACGCGCAGGACGGCTACACGGTGGTGACCCGGGACGCCGGGTTGCAGCTCAAGGTCGGAACGATGGACGTAAAGGAGGCGATCCGCCGGATCGAGGCGGCCATGCCCAGGATCGCGGGCATGTCCCGGTCTTCGGGGATCGCCGATCTCAAGACAGAGGGCCGCGTCTTCATGCGGCCGGGGGAGTGA
- a CDS encoding D-alanine--D-alanine ligase: MSEPFAFAGKKVGVFLGGISAEREVSLRTGAAAAAALRRLGCDVREIDIREDWLGTVRDAGVDVAFLALHGRFGEDGCIQAACELARLPYTGSGVAASAVAMSKLLGKRVAASAGVPCAPDAVYEGEERMGAKPPDFGFPLVVKPDREGSTVGITIVRGPEQWEAALAEAAKHDSRVLAEGYIPGREITVGILNGKVLPAIEIVPKSGFYDYQSKYTAGRTEYVIPVPMDRDILLRAAEYTRRAARAMGLRGAARLDYRIDPAGNVFFLEANTIPGMTETSLLPKAAKFDGLSFDDLVAGILSDAGLGK; encoded by the coding sequence ATGTCTGAGCCGTTCGCCTTCGCCGGGAAGAAGGTGGGCGTGTTCCTGGGCGGAATTTCCGCGGAGAGGGAAGTCTCCCTCCGGACGGGAGCGGCGGCCGCCGCGGCCCTGCGGCGACTCGGGTGCGACGTCCGCGAGATCGACATCCGGGAGGACTGGCTGGGCACCGTCCGGGACGCGGGCGTCGACGTCGCGTTCCTCGCCCTGCACGGGCGGTTCGGGGAGGACGGCTGCATCCAGGCCGCGTGCGAACTTGCCCGGCTCCCGTACACGGGGTCCGGGGTCGCCGCCTCGGCCGTCGCGATGAGCAAACTGCTCGGGAAGCGGGTTGCCGCCTCGGCGGGCGTGCCGTGCGCGCCGGACGCGGTCTACGAAGGAGAGGAGCGCATGGGGGCGAAGCCGCCCGATTTCGGCTTCCCCCTCGTGGTGAAGCCCGACCGGGAAGGATCCACCGTCGGCATCACGATCGTCCGCGGCCCGGAACAGTGGGAAGCCGCGCTGGCCGAGGCGGCGAAGCACGACAGCCGCGTACTGGCGGAGGGGTATATCCCCGGCCGGGAGATCACCGTGGGGATCCTGAACGGGAAGGTGCTCCCCGCGATCGAGATCGTCCCGAAGTCCGGCTTCTACGACTACCAGTCCAAGTACACCGCGGGCCGGACGGAGTACGTGATCCCGGTCCCGATGGACCGGGACATCCTCCTGCGCGCCGCAGAGTACACCCGGCGCGCCGCCCGGGCGATGGGGCTGCGGGGGGCCGCACGGCTCGACTATCGGATCGATCCGGCGGGGAACGTCTTCTTCCTCGAGGCGAACACGATCCCGGGGATGACCGAGACGAGCCTGCTTCCCAAGGCGGCGAAGTTCGACGGCTTGTCCTTCGACGACCTCGTCGCCGGCATCCTTTCCGACGCGGGGCTCGGAAAATAG
- the murB gene encoding UDP-N-acetylmuramate dehydrogenase: MSGDWAKAFSRGSGGRSKEAGTVVRNIEVSFHVQLREYTTIGIGGPADRVIFPRSVAQVRETVVAEGRSGRPVQVLGAGSNLLVADGGVSATVLCTKRHLSKVVFLSDGSVVVEAGAMLPRLAVLCALSGLSGMEPLSGIPGTVGGALSINAGAYGGSIGERVEWVEVVDAGGEIHRVEARAIRFGYREAKYPVEGIVVRASFRFAPGTRESVFERMRQFNEKRRASQPWGEKTFGSAFRNPPEGMGKARELLERAGMKGEREGDACFSEKHANFLVNRGRATAADVRRLLSRAQSAVRMSCGVLLLPEVKMWGEFDV, translated from the coding sequence ATGTCTGGAGACTGGGCGAAAGCCTTCTCCCGCGGTAGCGGCGGAAGGAGCAAGGAGGCGGGGACGGTCGTGCGGAACATCGAGGTTTCGTTCCATGTGCAGCTTCGGGAGTACACCACCATTGGGATCGGAGGCCCGGCCGATCGGGTCATTTTTCCGCGATCGGTGGCGCAGGTCCGGGAGACCGTCGTGGCGGAGGGCCGTTCGGGCCGCCCCGTGCAGGTCCTGGGGGCGGGATCCAACCTCCTGGTGGCGGACGGCGGCGTGTCCGCCACCGTGCTGTGCACGAAGAGGCACCTCTCCAAGGTGGTGTTCCTCTCCGACGGATCGGTGGTCGTCGAGGCGGGTGCGATGCTTCCCCGGCTGGCCGTTCTCTGCGCCCTGTCCGGGCTTTCGGGGATGGAGCCGCTCTCCGGGATCCCGGGAACGGTGGGCGGCGCGCTGTCGATAAACGCCGGGGCCTACGGGGGGAGTATCGGGGAGCGTGTCGAGTGGGTGGAAGTGGTCGACGCCGGGGGAGAGATCCACAGGGTCGAGGCGCGGGCGATCCGGTTCGGGTACCGGGAGGCGAAATATCCCGTCGAAGGCATCGTCGTCCGGGCGAGTTTCCGTTTCGCCCCGGGGACGAGGGAGTCGGTGTTCGAGCGGATGCGGCAGTTCAACGAGAAGCGTCGCGCCAGCCAGCCGTGGGGAGAGAAGACCTTCGGATCCGCGTTTCGCAATCCTCCCGAAGGCATGGGCAAGGCCAGGGAGCTGCTCGAGCGGGCGGGGATGAAGGGGGAGCGGGAAGGGGACGCCTGCTTCTCGGAGAAGCACGCGAATTTTCTCGTGAACCGGGGACGCGCCACCGCGGCGGATGTCCGGCGGCTCCTGTCCCGCGCGCAGAGCGCGGTGCGGATGTCCTGCGGCGTCCTCCTCCTGCCCGAAGTGAAAATGTGGGGGGAATTCGATGTCTGA
- the murC gene encoding UDP-N-acetylmuramate--L-alanine ligase has translation MYRKGLPIHFVGIGGIGMSGIAELLLNLGYRVSGSDLRRSDTTERLERLGAEVRTGHSASNVPPDGHVVVVSSAVRPDNPEVIEAHRRKIPVIPRAEMLAELMRMKYGIAIAGTHGKTTTTSMVATVLATAGWDPTAVVGGKLNSLGSNAKLGQGEFLVAEADESDGSFLKLSPTVAVVTNIDPEHLDFYSGIGQIKETFLHFINKVPFYGFSVLCIDHPNVQELIPSVEKTFVTYGFSRSADYRAEEVVASGMTNRFAVFARGERLGEVLLRAPGRHNVSNALAAAAVALELGIPFDQVREGLSAYAGVGRRFQVKGETGGVTVVDDYGHHPVEVRATLAAAREVWPDRRIVVGFQPHRYSRTRALFKEFLSAFQDADVLLVFDVYSAGEEPIEGATGEALCSAVRDHGHREARYMGKSTGAGEAVRALLRPGDIFLTMGAGDVWRLGESLLPR, from the coding sequence ATGTATAGGAAGGGACTCCCCATCCACTTCGTGGGGATCGGCGGCATCGGGATGAGCGGGATCGCGGAACTGCTCCTGAACCTCGGGTACCGGGTATCGGGGTCCGACCTGCGCCGTTCCGACACGACGGAACGGCTCGAGCGGCTCGGTGCGGAGGTTCGCACGGGGCACTCCGCCTCGAACGTCCCTCCGGACGGCCACGTGGTGGTCGTTTCCTCGGCGGTCCGGCCCGACAACCCCGAGGTCATCGAGGCGCACCGCCGGAAGATCCCGGTGATCCCCCGCGCGGAGATGCTGGCGGAGTTGATGCGCATGAAGTACGGAATCGCGATCGCCGGAACGCACGGAAAGACCACGACGACCTCGATGGTCGCCACCGTTCTCGCGACGGCCGGCTGGGACCCGACGGCGGTGGTCGGCGGGAAGCTGAACAGCCTCGGATCCAACGCGAAGCTGGGGCAGGGGGAGTTCCTCGTCGCGGAGGCGGACGAGAGCGACGGCTCGTTCCTGAAACTGTCGCCCACGGTGGCGGTGGTCACCAACATCGACCCGGAGCACCTCGATTTCTACTCGGGGATCGGGCAGATCAAGGAGACGTTCCTCCACTTCATCAACAAGGTTCCCTTCTACGGGTTCTCGGTCCTGTGCATCGACCACCCCAACGTGCAGGAATTGATCCCCTCCGTGGAGAAGACCTTCGTCACCTACGGGTTCTCCCGTTCCGCGGACTACCGCGCGGAAGAGGTGGTCGCGTCCGGTATGACGAACCGGTTCGCCGTCTTCGCGAGGGGCGAGCGGCTCGGCGAAGTCCTGCTCCGGGCGCCGGGGCGCCACAACGTCAGCAACGCCCTGGCGGCGGCGGCGGTCGCGCTGGAACTCGGGATCCCGTTCGACCAGGTGCGCGAGGGTCTGTCCGCGTACGCCGGCGTGGGGCGGCGTTTCCAGGTGAAGGGGGAGACCGGCGGCGTCACGGTGGTGGACGATTACGGCCACCACCCGGTCGAGGTCCGTGCGACCCTCGCCGCGGCGCGGGAGGTCTGGCCCGACCGGCGGATCGTCGTCGGGTTCCAGCCGCACCGGTACTCGCGCACCCGGGCGCTCTTCAAGGAGTTCCTCTCGGCGTTCCAGGACGCGGACGTGCTGCTCGTTTTCGACGTGTACTCCGCGGGGGAGGAGCCGATCGAGGGCGCCACCGGCGAAGCGTTGTGCTCCGCGGTCCGGGACCACGGACACCGGGAGGCCAGGTATATGGGCAAATCCACCGGGGCAGGGGAGGCGGTTCGCGCCCTACTGCGGCCCGGGGACATCTTTCTGACAATGGGGGCCGGCGATGTCTGGAGACTGGGCGAAAGCCTTCTCCCGCGGTAG